Proteins found in one Micropterus dolomieu isolate WLL.071019.BEF.003 ecotype Adirondacks linkage group LG12, ASM2129224v1, whole genome shotgun sequence genomic segment:
- the LOC123980418 gene encoding 1-phosphatidylinositol 4,5-bisphosphate phosphodiesterase beta-1: MASAQPGVHALKLQPPSVSHTLRNGSNFIKWDEDLSTVTPVTLHVDQHGFYLYWTDQNKETELLDLTLVKDVRTGRSTKTPKEAKLRELLDVGNLVGRLENRMVTVVTASDLVNVNQLNFIASQEDEAKVWCEELFSLSSNLLSHNLNRDHSLLKAYVRLTLQPNAEGRIPVKNIVRLFSSDRKRVENSLENCRLPYGRGDSIKLEDFTLEVYRSFLDSLCPRPELSNIFKLQGRDDGTLSVDQMTEFINNKQRDPRLNEILYPPLRPALTNSLMERYQQDQALLKQGFISLQAFSSYLSSEENGVIPPEKLDQSEDMSFPLSHYIINSSHNTYLTAGQLAGSSSVEMYRQVLLAGCRCVELDVWKGRTAEEEPVITHGFTMTSEIPFKEVIEAIAECAFKTSPFPVILSFENHVDSLKQQAKMAEYCRSIFGDALLIDPLDKYPLESGVPLPSPQELMGKILIKNKKSHKPSNNTDTKRLTDQPANQSNEQVCPSNNTGEIEAESEEDDDDEDDDGKKGSAEREAVATEEMSTLVNYVQPTKFTSFEVSKKAARCYHMSSFVETKALEHLTKSPVEFVEYNKYQLSRIYPKGTRVDSSNFMPQLFWNAGCQLVALNYQTIDLSMQLNLFMFEYNGRSGYRLKPEFMRRPDKHFDPFTENTVDGIVANTLSVKVISGQFLTERRVGVYVEVEMFGLPVDTRRKALKTKTSQNNNAINPVWDEEPIVFKKVILPTLASLRIAAFEEGGKFIGHRIIPVTAIRPGYRYIGLRNEKNQSLILPAVFVYIEVKDYVPDTFADVIEALSNPIRYVNLLEQRSKQLAALTLEDGEEDTQTEDEADTCAERKNDLKSAPLENGLSPASGPTGHTPITTTPKASAANQQAATTDAAKPAAKSEDLVLSILIDVPVCTIESLQQSKVYQKEQRRQFKELKELVRRHQKKTSELLREFNNKYKKMARQCSKSRASCSDSEKDDCLQRLRDEQQQQLLALRQEQYYSQKYLQREHIKMLTERLSNLAEESHNSQMKKLKDICDKEKKELKRQMDRRRTEKINQAKTKEKHLAEEEKMEINKSYVNEVVQNIKRLEETQAKRHDQLVEQHSELLQEIQDQKPKLQGAVEADFQERFQCLPGEIEDFLQDRKTEVRGHSKSRSSTPHEALSEED; encoded by the exons ATGGCGAGCGCTCAGCCGGGGGTCCACGCATTGAAACTCCAGCCTCCCTCCGTCTCTCACACACTGAGGAACGGAAGCAACTTCATTAAATGGGACGAG GATCTGTCCACCGTGACTCCAGTGACTCTACATGTGGATCAACATGGATTTTACCTCTACTGGACTGACCAAAACAAG GAGACGGAGTTGTTGGACCTGACTCTTGTAAAAGATGTCAGAACGGGGAGAAGCACCAAAACACCCAAG GAGGCCAAGCTGCGGGAGCTGCTGGATGTTGGGAATCTGGTTGGCCGGCTTGAGAACCGCATGGTTACCGTGGTTACGGCTTCAGACCTTGTCAACGTCAACCAGCTCAACTTCATTGCTTCACAGGAGGACGAAGCTAAG GTGTGGTGTGAGGAActgttctctctgtcttccaACCTGCTGAGCCACAATCTCAATAGAGACCACAGTCTGTTAAAAGC GTACGTCAGATTAACTCTCCAGCCGAACGCAGAGGGGAGAATCCCTGTCAAGAA CATTGTTCGACTGTTTTCatcagacagaaagagagtaGAGAATTCCCTGGAGAATTGCAGGCTGCCCTACGGACGG GGTGACAGTATCAAACTGGAGGACTTCACACTCGAAGTTTACAGGAGCTTTTTGGACAGTCTGTGTCCTCGTCCTGAGCTTAGCAACATCTTTAAACTGCA AGGAAGGGATGATGGGACACTGTCAGTTGATCAGATGACAGAGTTCATCAACAACAAGCAGAGAGACCCGAGGCTGAATGAAATCCTCTATCCGCCTCTTCGTCCTGCACTGACAAACTCTCTGATGGAGAGGTACCAACAGGACCAGGCACTGCTGAAGcaag gATTCATCTCTCTCCAGGCATTCTCCAGTTATCTGTCCAGTGAAGAGAACGGAGTCATCCCACCAGAGAAACTGGATCAGTCTGAAGACATGAGCTTCCCCCTGTCTCACTATATCATCAACTCATCACATAATACATACCTGACAg CGGGCCAGCTGGCAGGGAGCTCCTCAGTAGAGATGTACAGGCAGGTGCTTCTGGCTGGATGCCGCTGTGTGGAATTAGATGTGTGGAAAGGACGAACGGCTGAGGAGGAACCTGTCATCACGCATGGGTTTACCATGACATCAGAAATCCCTTTTAAG GAAGTGATTGAAGCTATTGCAGAGTGCGCCTTCAAGACTTCACCTTTCCCTGTCATACTCTCCTTTGAAAACCACGTGGACTC TTTGAAGCAGCAGGCTAAAATGGCTGAATACTGTCGATCTATTTTCGGAGATGCGCTGTTGATTGACCCTCTGGACAAATATCCT CTGGAGTCGGGCGTCCCCCTGCCCAGTCCTCAGGAGCTAATGGGCAAAATTCTCATCAAGAACAAGAAATCCCACAAACCCTCCAATAACACGGACACCAAACGACTGACGGATCAACCTGCCAATCAGAGCAACGAACAAGTGTGTCCTAGCAACAACACGGGAG AGATCGAGGCTGAGAGtgaggaagatgatgatgatgaagatgatgatggtAAAAAG gGCTCAGCAGAGCGGGAGGCAGTGGCTACAGAGGAAATGTCAACTCTAGTAAACTATGTTCAGCCAACCAAGTTCACCTCCTTCGAAGTCTCCAAGA aggcgGCCCGCTGTTACCACATGTCGTCTTTTGTGGAGACCAAAGCTTTGGAGCACCTCACAAAGTCACCAGTGGAGTTTGTTGA atataataaatatcagtTGAGTCGTATCTATCCAAAAGGAACCAGAGTCGACTCATCCAACTTCATGCCTCAACTCTTTTGGAATGCCGGCTGTCAGCTGGTGGCTCTCAACTACCAAACTATAG ATTTGTCCATGCAGCTCAATCTCTTCATGTTCGAGTACAACGGTCGGAGTGGCTACAGACTGAAGCCTGAGTTCATGAGACGGCCAGACAAACACTTTGACCCCttcacagaaaacacagtggatgGTATCGTTGCCAACACGCTGTCTGTGAAG gtGATTTCAGGCCAGTTTCTGACTGAACGGCGGgtgggtgtgtatgtggagGTGGAGATGTTTGGACTTCCTGTGGACACCAGAAGGAAAGCGCTGAAGACCAAAACCTCTCAGAACAACAACGCCATCAACCCAGTTTGGGACGAAGAGCCGATCGTCTTCAAaaag GTGATTCTTCCTACTCTGGCCTCTCTGAGAATTGCTGCTTTTGAGGAAGGAGGGAAGTTTATTGGTCATCGGATTATTCCAGTGACTGCCATAAGACCAG GTTACCGTTACATCGGTTTGAGGAATGAGAAAAATCAGTCTCTGATTCTACCAGCTGTGTTTGTCTACATCGAGGTCAAAGATTACGTCCCAGACACCTTTGCAG ATGTGATAGAGGCTTTGTCCAACCCCATTCGATATGTCAACCTCCTGGAGCAGAGGTCTAAACAGCTGGCAGCTCTGACACTGGAGGACGGGGAGGAGGACACGCAGACCGAG GATGAGGCTGACACTTGTGCAGAGCGTAAGAACGATCTGAAATCAGCTCCACTGGAGAACGGTTTGAGCCCCGCCTCTGGCCCTACAGGACACACCCCCATCACCACGACGCCCAAAGCTTCCGCAGCCAATCAGCAAGCAGCTACGACAG ATGCAGCCAAACCAGCTGCAAAGAGTGAAGATCTGGTTTTAAGTATTTTGATAG ATGTCCCAGTGTGCACCATAGAGAGTCTTCAGCAGTCAAAGGTTTACCAGAAGGAGCAGAGACGTCAGTTTAAAGAGCTGAAAGAGTTAGTGAGACGGCACCAGAAGAAAACCTCAGAGCTCCTCCGAGAGTTCAACAACAAGTACAAGAAGATGGCCAGACAGTGCAGCAAGAGCAG GGCTTCGTGTTCGGACAGTGAGAAAGACGACTGCCTCCAGCGGCTGAGAgacgagcagcagcagcagctcttggCTCTGAGGCAGGAACAGTACTACAGTCAAAAATATCTACAGAGAGAACATATTAAAATG CTGACAGAGCGACTGAGCAATCTGGCGGAGGAAAGTCACAACTCCCAGATGAAGAAACTCAAAGATATCTGTGACAA GGAGAAAAAAGAGCTGAAGAGGCAGATGGATCGAAGGAGAACAGAGAAGATCAACCAAGCAAAGACCAAAGAGAAACATCTGGCTGAAGA AGAGAAGATGGAGATCAATAAGTCCTACGTCAATGAAGTCGTCCAGAACATAAAACGG ctTGAGGAGACTCAGGCGAAGCGCCACGATCAGCTGGTGGAACAGCACAGCGAGCTCCTGCAGGAGATACAAGACCAGAAACCAAAG CTGCAAGGGGCCGTGGAGGCAGATTTTCAGGAGAGGTTCCAGTGTTTGCCCGGAGAGATTGAAGACTTTCTGCAGGACAGGAAGACGGAGGTTAGAGGTCACAGCAAGTCCCGGTCATCGACCCCACACGAAGCTCTGTCAGAGGAGGACTGa
- the napba gene encoding N-ethylmaleimide-sensitive factor attachment protein, beta a isoform X1 has product MDNTGKEKEAMQLMAEADKKVKASGSFLGGMFGGNHKVEDACEMYARAANMFKMAKNWSAAGNAFCQAARLHMQLQNKLDSATSFVDAGNAYKKADPQEAINCLNQAIDIYTDMGRFTIAAKHHITIAEVYEAELVDIEKAIAHYEQAADYYKGEESNSSANKCLLKVGHYSAQLEQYQKAIEIYEQVAMSTMDNPLLKYNAKEYFFKASLCHFIVDELNAKLAIEKYEEMFPAFSDSRELKLLKKLLEAHEEQNCEAFTEAVKDYDSVSRLDQWLTTMLLRIKKTIQGDAGDLK; this is encoded by the exons ATGGACAACACCGGCAAAGAGAAGGAGGCCATGCAGCTGATGGCTGAAGCCGACAAAAAGGTCAAAGCGTCTGGATCCTTCCTCGGAGGGATGTTCGG GGGAAACCATAAGGTGGAGGATGCCTGTGAAATGTACGCCAGAGCAGCCAACATGTTTAAGATGGCAAAGAACTGGAGTG ctGCGGGGAATGCTTTCTGTCAGGCCGCTCGGCTCCACATGCAGCTCCAAAACAAACTGGACTCTGCCACCAGCTTCGTCGATGCCGGCAACGCCTACAAGAAGGCCGACCCACAGG AGGCCATCAACTGTCTAAATCAGGCCATTGACATCTACACTGACATG GGTCGGTTTACCATCGCAGCCAAACATCACATCACTATAGCGGAGGTTTATGAGGCTGAGCTGGTTGATATTGAAAAG gcCATTGCTCACTATGAGCAGGCAGCAGACTACTACAAGGGAGAAGAATCTAACAG ctcaGCCAACAAATGTCTTCTCAAGGTCGGACACTACAGCGCTCAGCTGGAGCAGTACCAGAAAGCTATTGAGATTTATGAACAG GTTGCTATGAGCACCATGGACAATCCTCTGTTGAAGTACAATGCTAAAGAGTATTTCTTCAAGGCTTCACTGTGCCACTTCATAGTGGACGAACTGAACGccaag ctGGCCATAGAGAAATATGAGGAGATGTTTCCAGCCTTCTCAGACTCCAGAGAGCTCAAACTGTTAAAG AAACTTCTAGAAGCCCATGAGGAGCAGAACTGCGAGGCGTTCACGGAGGCCGTCAAGGACTACGACTCGGTGTCTCGTCTGGACCAGTGGTTGACCACGATGCTGCTCCGCATCAAAAAGACCATCCAGGGAGACGCAGGGGACCTGAAATAG
- the napba gene encoding N-ethylmaleimide-sensitive factor attachment protein, beta a isoform X2: MLSVRPLGSTCSSKTNWTLPPASSMPATPTRRPTHRGRFTIAAKHHITIAEVYEAELVDIEKAIAHYEQAADYYKGEESNSSANKCLLKVGHYSAQLEQYQKAIEIYEQVAMSTMDNPLLKYNAKEYFFKASLCHFIVDELNAKLAIEKYEEMFPAFSDSRELKLLKKLLEAHEEQNCEAFTEAVKDYDSVSRLDQWLTTMLLRIKKTIQGDAGDLK; this comes from the exons ATGCTTTCTGTCAGGCCGCTCGGCTCCACATGCAGCTCCAAAACAAACTGGACTCTGCCACCAGCTTCGTCGATGCCGGCAACGCCTACAAGAAGGCCGACCCACAGG GGTCGGTTTACCATCGCAGCCAAACATCACATCACTATAGCGGAGGTTTATGAGGCTGAGCTGGTTGATATTGAAAAG gcCATTGCTCACTATGAGCAGGCAGCAGACTACTACAAGGGAGAAGAATCTAACAG ctcaGCCAACAAATGTCTTCTCAAGGTCGGACACTACAGCGCTCAGCTGGAGCAGTACCAGAAAGCTATTGAGATTTATGAACAG GTTGCTATGAGCACCATGGACAATCCTCTGTTGAAGTACAATGCTAAAGAGTATTTCTTCAAGGCTTCACTGTGCCACTTCATAGTGGACGAACTGAACGccaag ctGGCCATAGAGAAATATGAGGAGATGTTTCCAGCCTTCTCAGACTCCAGAGAGCTCAAACTGTTAAAG AAACTTCTAGAAGCCCATGAGGAGCAGAACTGCGAGGCGTTCACGGAGGCCGTCAAGGACTACGACTCGGTGTCTCGTCTGGACCAGTGGTTGACCACGATGCTGCTCCGCATCAAAAAGACCATCCAGGGAGACGCAGGGGACCTGAAATAG